In a genomic window of Halalkalicoccus sp. CG83:
- a CDS encoding cupin domain-containing protein, translating into MERVSLTETTEAVEDVHLAQLAAGEEMSVQHFEFEPDASVPIHDHHHEQSGFIYEGELTFLLEDGEEFVVEAGDSYVLAGGEVHGAENRGETPVRGVDVFSPPRPNPDWSE; encoded by the coding sequence ATGGAGCGCGTTTCGCTGACCGAGACGACGGAGGCGGTCGAGGACGTCCACCTCGCCCAGCTCGCCGCGGGCGAGGAGATGAGCGTCCAGCACTTCGAGTTCGAACCGGACGCGAGCGTCCCGATCCACGATCACCACCACGAGCAGTCGGGGTTCATCTACGAGGGGGAACTGACCTTCCTGCTCGAGGACGGCGAGGAGTTCGTCGTGGAGGCCGGCGACTCGTACGTCCTCGCGGGCGGCGAGGTCCACGGCGCGGAGAACCGCGGCGAGACGCCCGTCCGGGGCGTCGACGTCTTCAGCCCGCCGCGACCGAACCCCGACTGGAGCGAGTAA